The Granulicella arctica genome segment GACCTTCTGGTTTGCTCAGGATGACAGTGTTTTTGGGGAGACAGTTGTAAAAAGCTCAGGCGTTGGCGAAGAGGAAGCGGAGGAGGGTGGTCTCGGCCCAGTAGCCGTCGTCGCGGGTGGTGGGGTTTGGGGGAGCGAGGAAGGCGCAGTGGCCTCCGTGGGCGGACTCGATATAGGTGATGTTGGGGTTGGCGGTGATTTTGGCGCGGGTGGCTGGAGTGATGATGACGAAGGGGTCGTCCAGGGCGTGGAGGATGAGGGTGGGGACGGCGATGCGGTCGAGGACACGGGCGGCGGCGGCGCGGTGGTAGTAGTCGTCGGCGTTGGAGAAGCCGGAGTAGAGGGAGGTGACCTGGTCGTCGAACTCGCGGAGGGAGCGGATGTAGTCGGCACGGGAGGCGTCGTAGACGCGAGGAAAGAGCGCGGCTTTGCGGCGGAAGCGCTGGAGGAGCGCACGGAGAAACTTCCACTCGTAGAGGCGGTTGCTGGGGCGATGGAGGGCGTCGGCGGAGGGGCCGAGGTCGACAGCGGGAGAGACGCCGATGACGGAGTGAAGCTGGAGGGGAGCAGAGGTGCCGAGATCGCCGGCGAGCTTGAGCACGAGGTTACCGCCCATGGAGTAGCCAATGAGGGAGACGCTTTCGAGATGGCGGGTGGCGACGAAGTGCTGCATGACGGCGAGAACGTCACCAGAGAGGCCGGAGTGGTAGAGGGTGTGCGAGAGCTTCTCGGTGCCTCCGCAGTTGCGCATGTTCATGCGGATGATGTTGCCGCCCGCCTGCCAGAGCTTGTTGGCGTTGCCGACGACGTACTGGGAGTTCGAGGAGCCTTCGAGGCCGTGGACGATGATGGCGGTGGGCGCAGCGGAGCG includes the following:
- a CDS encoding YheT family hydrolase is translated as MSTAIQLHLSPFNPRRLLTNGHLQTILGNYLPRPNTLPPSEPELVEVSPATDGQIASQVLCHCHWQPADVRSAAPTAIIVHGLEGSSNSQYVVGNANKLWQAGGNIIRMNMRNCGGTEKLSHTLYHSGLSGDVLAVMQHFVATRHLESVSLIGYSMGGNLVLKLAGDLGTSAPLQLHSVIGVSPAVDLGPSADALHRPSNRLYEWKFLRALLQRFRRKAALFPRVYDASRADYIRSLREFDDQVTSLYSGFSNADDYYHRAAAARVLDRIAVPTLILHALDDPFVIITPATRAKITANPNITYIESAHGGHCAFLAPPNPTTRDDGYWAETTLLRFLFANA